The Clostridia bacterium region GACTTACCGGCAATAACGGATCCGGACGGAAAATGCTTATGTTATGGAGAATTACTAATGCTTGTTAAGGGGCTAGTGAAAAAAATCAGTGAAGTAGTACCCCAGGGCTCACGTATAGCAATTCTAAATAAGCATCCATTTTATGATGCTGTTTGTATATTGTCAGCTTTTGCATGGGGATGTACAGTTATTCCTATGTCTATGTATACTGGAGAGAAACGCTGTAAAGATATTGTTGACATTGCTTGTCCACAATTATTACTGACAAATATTGAACCTTTACCAGAAATTATTGCAGATTCAGCTGCAAATAACAAAACTAAAATTTTAGTTTATGAGGAGCTAAACCCGTTTAAGGGATGGGAACCAGAACCGGAATACTCGACTGATCCGGCTATGATATTATTTACATCAGGTACAAGTGGGAAACCGAAAGGAGTTATGCTAAGTCACACAAATATACTGAATAATGCAGAAGATGTACAGCATTATTTTAAAGTAAATTCGCAGGATCATATGTTGATTTTACGTCCATTATGTCTTGTTTCGGCAATAAATGCTGAATTTCTCGTTGCAATGCTGAATGGTGCACGTGTTTCTTTTTACTGCGATATGTTTATACCTCAAAGGTTACTGGGGTTTATATATCGTATGGGGTGTACGGTTATGACCTCAACACCTACTATTTTCTACCAAGTTATAATGTGCAAATCCGATATTAGTTTGCCTACTCTTAGGAAGGTTGGGTTAAGTAGTGAACATGCCCATCCTCAAATTATACAAAAGCTTAAGGGAAAATTCCCAACAACTGAATTCTATATTTTGTATGGACTTACTGAAGCATCACCAAGAGTTACGTATCTACCGCCGGAATATTTCGGAGACAAACTGGGAT contains the following coding sequences:
- a CDS encoding acyl--CoA ligase, which translates into the protein MNLWKELNKAFNNYSDLPAITDPDGKCLCYGELLMLVKGLVKKISEVVPQGSRIAILNKHPFYDAVCILSAFAWGCTVIPMSMYTGEKRCKDIVDIACPQLLLTNIEPLPEIIADSAANNKTKILVYEELNPFKGWEPEPEYSTDPAMILFTSGTSGKPKGVMLSHTNILNNAEDVQHYFKVNSQDHMLILRPLCLVSAINAEFLVAMLNGARVSFYCDMFIPQRLLGFIYRMGCTVMTSTPTIFYQVIMCKSDISLPTLRKVGLSSEHAHPQIIQKLKGKFPTTEFYILYGLTEASPRVTYLPPEYFGDKLGCSGIPLRSVEVEIVDECGNEVRAYEMGEVTVKGPNIMMGYWQDLEQTAKKIRNGWLYTGDLGYMDEDGFLYVVGRKDDMIIRAGTNIYPQEIENALLQSKYIKEVVAWGEPDPRYGQRICIGVVPEKNTEMTNINVMSICREYLHPNQYPDEICIVEALQRNATGKLVRKKLLRKDDFQV